From the Lathyrus oleraceus cultivar Zhongwan6 chromosome 4, CAAS_Psat_ZW6_1.0, whole genome shotgun sequence genome, one window contains:
- the LOC127073326 gene encoding uncharacterized protein LOC127073326 — translation MLKFLTTTALVCNNNNNTMFLLLTTPSAKHYYPSIFNFFSTSTTNPQSFTVSYLINNCGFSLETASKASHTLTLSNSQKPDSILAFFTSHGFSVSQLRDIIRREPWILSCDHTKVVLPKFRFLLSKGASSSDIVRIVNASPRLLRRSLENHIIPAYQCAKGFLQSDRKTIACVKRFCFLGQSGVPENVKLLLDNGVSHSNIARLFHWWPSIFCSFDLLSTVEELKELGFDGSTSAFSKAFLAKRSVTKAKWDEKVETFKKWGWSDEQILQTFKKHPFCMLVSPRKINAIMDFWVHHLGLDSLDLARAPGILQCSLEKRIIPRALVVQFLISKGLRRKDAGLYTPFVLSEKLFVEKYVNGFEEHSSDLLKLYEEKLNIADSSNGLQLV, via the coding sequence ATGCTGAAATTCTTGACTACCACTGCTCTTGTttgcaacaacaacaacaacactatGTTCCTCCTACTCACAACACCATCTGCAAAACACTACTACCCATCCATTTTCAACTTCTTCTCCACTTCCACCACAAACCCAcaatctttcaccgtctcttaCCTCATCAACAATTGCGGTTTCTCCCTAGAAACCGCTTCCAAAGCTTCTCACACTCTCACTCTCTCCAACTCCCAAAAACCCGATTCAATTCTCGCCTTCTTCACTTCCCACGGCTTCTCCGTCTCTCAACTTCGCGATATCATCAGAAGGGAGCCCTGGATACTCTCATGCGACCACACCAAGGTAGTTTTACCAAAGTTTCGATTTTTACTTTCCAAAGGTGCGTCTTCCTCTGACATTGTTCGTATTGTCAATGCAAGCCCTAGACTTCTTAGAAGAAGCTTAGAGAATCATATAATTCCTGCCTATCAATGTGCAAAAGGGTTTCTTCAATCCGACAGAAAAACCATTGCTTGTGTTAAACGTTTTTGTTTTCTTGGTCAAAGTGGTGTGCCCGAAAATGTCAAATTGTTGCTTGATAATGGAGTTTCTCACTCAAACATTGCTAGATTGTTTCATTGGTGGCCTAGTATATTTTGTTCCTTTGATTTGTTGAGCACTGTTGAAGAACTCAAAGAACTCGGTTTCGACGGCTCGACTTCGGCTTTTAGTAAGGCCTTTCTCGCGAAGAGAAGTGTCACTAAAGCAAAGTGGGACGAGAAAGTTGAAACCTTTAAGAAATGGGGTTGGTCTGATGAACAGATTcttcaaacatttaagaagcatCCTTTCTGTATGCTGGTATCGCCTCGGAAAATCAATGCCATCATGGATTTTTGGGTTCATCACTTAGGTTTGGATTCTTTGGACCTTGCCAGAGCTCCTGGGATTCTTCAATGTAGTCTCGAGAAGAGGATTATTCCTAGGGCTTTGGTTGTGCAGTTTCTTATCTCGAAAGGTCTGCGACGAAAGGATGCGGGCTTGTATACACCGTTTGTTCTATCGGAGAAGTTGTTTGTGGAGAAGTATGTGAACGGTTTTGAGGAGCATTCTTCTGATCTGTTGAAGCTTTATGAGGAAAAACTGAATATTGCAGATAGCAGCAACGGGCTTCAGCTGGTGTGA